The genomic window CGCTTTTGTGCGAAGCCTACACCAAGGATGAGTCGCGGCCCAGCGGCGTCTACATGAAGTTCCATCCGCGCATGGCCCCGGTGAAGGCAGGCATCTTCCCGCTGGTGAACAAGGACGGCATGCCCGAGATCGCCGAGAAGCTCCACCGCGAGCTCCGCAAGCGGCATGTCTGCGAATACGACCCCAAGCAGACCATCGGCAAGCGCTACGCCCGCATGGACGAGGCGGGCACTCCGTTCTGCATCACGATCGATTCGGACACGCTCACCGCGCAGACCGTCACGATCCGCCACCGCGACACGCAGCAGCAGGAAAAGATGAACATCGACGCTGTGCCCGCCTGGCTCGACGGCCAAGTGGGCTGAGCGCGACTTCTAAGCGTTCGGGCCAGCGCAGAGTCAATTTTATTTTGACTGAATCGTGGCCTTGCCCTCGCTGAGGGCCTTCACGTTGTCGGGATTCGCCATCCATGCCTTGGCCGCCGCGTCATCCCGAAGTGTGGCGTTCAGGAACTCCAGCACGACTTCATTTGTGACCGCGGAGACGAGTTGCGGATCGGTCGGATCCTTCGCCCCCGCATCAAGCGCCAGCGCCCGGGACTTGCCGCCGAAGCTTGAGTGCGTGGCGCCCTCGACGAACACCAGCCACGCGGGCGGGCCACCGGCCGCGGTACCGCGGGAAAACTTGAATCCATCCTTGCGGGCCTCCGGTGTTTCGTCGGTGGCGGGCGTCGTGTCGAGCGAGCCGGTGAAGTAGAGCATCGGCACGGAAATTTTCTTCCATGAGTCCTGGGTGAGCGCCTTGCTGGTGAGCCCCTGTCCGGAAATGATCACGCCCGCCTTGAAGCGCGGTTCGATGTAACTCTTGAGGCCTTCCATGTACGACTTGACCGTCCGGTCCAGCCCGCGGGCCTCCATGCCGGCGGCCAGCGCGGCCGTGAACGCACCCGCCGAATGCCCCGCCACCGCGATTCGGGTGCGATCGATTTTGCTGCTGCCGCCCCTCGCGCCGAACAAACCCGAATTCGCTTCGATGGTGTCGAGTGAATCTAGGATGAAGACGAGATCCTGGACTCGGCCGCGCAGATCCACGGTCTTGACCACCGCCCTGGGATTCTTGACCAGCTCCTTCGGATCCTTCATGTACTTGGCGCTGTCGGCGTGCGTCGGACGAATGACCACGAAGCCGCGCGCTGCAAGGTATTCCGCCAGCAATGGAAACGCCTCGTCGGAGCCGCCCATTCCGTGCGAGAAAACAACCAGCGGATAGGGCGGCGGAATTTTCGCGTTGGCGTCCAGCGGCTCGGCCGGGGCAATCACTGTGATCTCAAGGGATTTCGAGCGCTTCTCATCCTTGAGGTTGAGTGTCGCGACAGGAGAAACTTTATAGAGCGGCTTGGAAACGGCTGCGTCCGGCGCTCGCTGAAATCCGATCGCCAGCATCGCGAACAGCGCAACCAGACCGCGCCACGAGGATCGGGATCGAATCCACCGTCTTCCGCCGCGGCTGGCGATCGAAGCGCGCATCACGCCTTGTCTTTGGCCGCCATCATGCGGAGCATGTCCAGACAGCGCGTGGCGTAGCCGCTCTCGTTGTCGTACCAGCTCACCACCTTGAAGAATCGGTCGTTCAACTGGATGCAGGCGCGGGCGTCGTAGATGCTGCTGCGCGGATCGCTCATGAAATCGCTCGACACGACCTCCTCCTCCGTGTATCCGAGCACATCCTTCATGGCGCCCTCGGACGCAATCTTCATGGCCGCGTGGATGCGGTCCAGGCTGGTCGGCTTCACGGTGCGGAAGGTCAGGTCGACGCAACTCACGTTGGCCAGCGGAACGCGGAAGCTCATGCCGGTGAGCTTGCCCTTGGTCGCGGGCAGGCAGAGCGCCACCGCCTTGGCGGCGCCGGTGCTGGCGGGAATGATGTTCTGGTAGGCGTTGCGCCCGCCGCGCCAATCCTTCTTGGACGGCCCGTCCTGCGTCGGCTGGGTCGCGGTCGCGGCGTGCACCGTCGTCATCAGGCCTTCCTCGAGTCCGAACTCGTCCATGATCACCTTCACGATCGGCGCCAGGCAATTGGTGGTGCAGCTGGCGTTGCTCACAATGGTGTGGCGCGACGGGTCGTACTGCTCGTGGTTCACCTTGTAGACCAGCGTCGGAATTTCCTGCTCGCTCTTGGTCGGCGCCGAGATCAGCACGCGCTTGGCGCCGGCCGCGATGTGACCCTTGGCCCCCTCGAAATCGGTGAAGCGCCCCGTGCTCTCCAGCACATACTGGCAGCCGAGATCCTTCCACGGCAGCTTGCCCGGCTCGCGCTCGCTCATGGTGCGCGTGGTCATGCCGGCGACGGAGAAGGAATCACCGGAGGCCTTCACCTGCTGCTTGAAGCGGCCATGCGTGGTGTCGTACTGCAGCAGGTAGGCGAGGTTGTCTGCGGGGACCAGGTCGTTGACGCCGACGATCTCGAAACCACCCTGCTCAACCGCGGCCCGATAGACCAGCCGGCCGATGCGACCAAAACCATTGATGCCGATTCGAATTGCCACGGGAATCTCCTTGGTTGAAAACCAGTTGCGAAGGGGTGAAGATAGATCGTCCTCGCCCCCTTCGTCCACTGCCGCATTTTGCGGCTAGACCGGCGGCTTTGGATGGCGGCGAACTTCGCGCGCCTGCTTGCGCAACGCCACGTCGTAGAGGCCGGGGAAGGCATTGATGACGCCTGAGGCCAGGCGCACTGCGAGGCTGGTCCAGACCTCGCTCCGCGGGCGGCGCAGGCAGCGCACCACCGCGTCGGCGACCTGCTGCGGAGTCTGCACGAACATCTTCGGCGCATGATCAGGCACGGTCTTGCCCTGTGGATCGATGCCGGCGCGCAGAACGGACTGCTCGAAGAATTCCGTGGCCGTCGCCACCGGATGCACGCTCGAGACTTCGATGCCGTGGGGCTCCAATTCAAAGCGCATGGCGCGGGTCATCATGGCTTGCGCGGACTTGGTGGCCGCGTAGGCTCCGAAATAGGGAATGGTGAACTTGGCCAGGCAGCTCGAGCACATCAGCAGGTGGCCGCGCCGCTTCTGGCGAATCATCTGCTGTGCCGCCAGCGAGAGCAGCTCGGTGGCCGCGAAGAAATTCAACTCGAACATGGCGCGGATCTCCGCCATGGACATCTCATGGACCGCTTTTTCCATGCCGTACCCGGCGTTGGCGAAGACCACGTCGACACCGCCGAAGATCCGCTCTCCTTCTTGCAGCATGCGTTGTGCCGCGCCGGGCACGGCCGCGTCCAGCTGCAGCGCCACGGCCTCGCCGCCGCGGTCACGGATCCGCGCCACCACCCCTTCGAGCCGATCCGCGCGCCGAGCCACCAGCAGCACGCGCATGCCGGCGCGGGCCATGGCCTCCGCGGTCGCGGCGCCAATGCCGGAGCTGGCGCCGGTCA from Planctomycetota bacterium includes these protein-coding regions:
- a CDS encoding alpha/beta fold hydrolase, giving the protein MLAIGFQRAPDAAVSKPLYKVSPVATLNLKDEKRSKSLEITVIAPAEPLDANAKIPPPYPLVVFSHGMGGSDEAFPLLAEYLAARGFVVIRPTHADSAKYMKDPKELVKNPRAVVKTVDLRGRVQDLVFILDSLDTIEANSGLFGARGGSSKIDRTRIAVAGHSAGAFTAALAAGMEARGLDRTVKSYMEGLKSYIEPRFKAGVIISGQGLTSKALTQDSWKKISVPMLYFTGSLDTTPATDETPEARKDGFKFSRGTAAGGPPAWLVFVEGATHSSFGGKSRALALDAGAKDPTDPQLVSAVTNEVVLEFLNATLRDDAAAKAWMANPDNVKALSEGKATIQSK
- a CDS encoding SDR family NAD(P)-dependent oxidoreductase; this translates as MAIGSLQNRAAIVTGASSGIGAATAEAMARAGMRVLLVARRADRLEGVVARIRDRGGEAVALQLDAAVPGAAQRMLQEGERIFGGVDVVFANAGYGMEKAVHEMSMAEIRAMFELNFFAATELLSLAAQQMIRQKRRGHLLMCSSCLAKFTIPYFGAYAATKSAQAMMTRAMRFELEPHGIEVSSVHPVATATEFFEQSVLRAGIDPQGKTVPDHAPKMFVQTPQQVADAVVRCLRRPRSEVWTSLAVRLASGVINAFPGLYDVALRKQAREVRRHPKPPV
- the gap gene encoding type I glyceraldehyde-3-phosphate dehydrogenase → MAIRIGINGFGRIGRLVYRAAVEQGGFEIVGVNDLVPADNLAYLLQYDTTHGRFKQQVKASGDSFSVAGMTTRTMSEREPGKLPWKDLGCQYVLESTGRFTDFEGAKGHIAAGAKRVLISAPTKSEQEIPTLVYKVNHEQYDPSRHTIVSNASCTTNCLAPIVKVIMDEFGLEEGLMTTVHAATATQPTQDGPSKKDWRGGRNAYQNIIPASTGAAKAVALCLPATKGKLTGMSFRVPLANVSCVDLTFRTVKPTSLDRIHAAMKIASEGAMKDVLGYTEEEVVSSDFMSDPRSSIYDARACIQLNDRFFKVVSWYDNESGYATRCLDMLRMMAAKDKA